The following coding sequences lie in one Lolium perenne isolate Kyuss_39 chromosome 2, Kyuss_2.0, whole genome shotgun sequence genomic window:
- the LOC127332576 gene encoding trehalose 6-phosphate phosphatase RA3-like isoform X2 codes for MTNHAAFAAEDAVTAVPPPAQAGRHFSSFLPRRARDCRKAALGRMDLAASGVLRGGSLLDSMKASSPRHAKFAAGADHEDWMEKHPSSLERFEAVLAAAEGKEIVMFLDYDGTLSPIVEDPDSAVMTEDMRDAVRSVAQHFPTAIVSGRGRDKVLNFVKLEELYYAGSHGMDIKGPTTVSNHKAKADEVLCQPATEFLPVIQEVYETLTAKMESIPGAMVENNKFCLSVHFRCVHEEEWDDLGEQVRAVLEGYPDLRLTKGRKVLEIRPSIKWDKGNALEFLLESLGYAGRDDVFPIYIGDDRTDEDAFKVLRNMGQGIGILVTKFPKETTASYSLREPAEVKDFLRKLVKSNGTKG; via the exons ATGACGAACCACGCCGCCTTTGCTGCCGAGGACGCGGTCACCGCCGTGCCGCCGCCGGCGCAGGCGGGTCGCCATTTCTCGTCGTTTCTGCCGCGGAGGGCGCGCGACTGCAGGAAGGCCGCCCTGGGCCGCATGGACCTGGCCGCCTCCGGGGTGCTCAGGGGCGGGTCCCTGCTGGACTCCATGAAGGCCTCCTCGCCGCGCCATGCCAAGTTCGCCGCCGGCGCCGACCACGAGGACTGGATG GAGAAGCACCCGTCGTCATTAGAGCGGTTCGAGGCCgtgctggcggcggcggaggggaagGAGATCGTGATGTTCCTGGACTACGACGGCACACTGTCGCCGATCGTGGAGGACCCCGACAGCGCCGTCATGACCGAAGAC ATGAGGGACGCGGTGAGGAGCGTGGCCCAGCATTTCCCGACCGCCATCGTGAGTGGGAGAGGTAGAGACAAG GTGCTTAATTTTGTGAAGTTGGAGGAGCTTTACTACGCCGGGAGCCATGGCATGGACATCAAGGGCCCCACCACAGTGTCCAACCACAAGGCAAAG GCTGACGAAGTTCTATGCCAGCCGGCGACCGAGTTCTTGCCTGTCATTCAGGAG GTATATGAGACACTGACggccaagatggaatccatcccAGGCGCCATGGTGGAGAACAACAAGTTCTGCCTCTCCGTTCACTTCCGCTGTGTCCACGAGGAG GAATGGGATGATCTGGGCGAGCAGGTGAGGGCGGTGCTTGAGGGCTACCCGGACCTCCGCCTCACCAAGGGGAGGAAGGTCCTGGAGATCCGGCCCTCCATCAAGTGGGACAAGGGAAACGCCCTCGAGTTCTTGCTCGAGTCTCTTG GCTATGCCGGGCGTGACGATGTTTTTCCAATATACATCGGAGATGACCGCACCGACGAGGATGCGTTCAAG GTGCTGCGCAACATGGGACAGGGCATCGGGATCCTTGTGACCAAGTTTCCAAAGGAGACCACTGCATCCTACTCTCTGCGTGAGCCTGCTGAA GTGAAAGACTTCCTGCGTAAGCTGGTGAAGAGCAACGGGACAAAGGGCTAA
- the LOC127328549 gene encoding uncharacterized protein, which translates to MVRLLGAGPGFVWISDCFFQAVTERRTVLYNKVVTSYHKAKIERAGLARELEAVKAEAARVPQLESDLRVARAQCATSEEANRAAAAKLKVADGELKRLRLLEANHLKELAALKKEQEEKLEGLSKRLEEVERQRLSLQQEVTTKSNELSATTKRWLEELSALDRGLAAAFPEAQEEALAAVGRAREDRRQATGEQSSDCFTMDDYLASIAARVEPVTKLGWELRKAAEELIRLLWPTETLPEDLSNLIAWLDRAPDRFLDWKESATRAGADMALSFVLSWYNEVSLDQLEFRRADVEDKLPAENKTARLARACAIADFVDKSIIIADPNPPSDDEEEEAEDEEVDDVPEDDPAAGSAYAPPAGPDSAGA; encoded by the exons atggtccggctgcttggagccggtccgggtttcgtctggatatctgattgtttctttcaggcggttacggagcgacgcaccgtcttgtacaacaaggtggtgactagctaccacaaggccaagatcgagcgagccggcttggctcgcgagctggaggctgtcaagg ctgaggccgcccgggtcccgcagcttgagtcggacctccgagttgcccgcgctcaatgcgccacaagtgaggaggcgaaccgggctgctgccgccaagctgaaggtggctgacggggagctgaaacggctgcgcctccttgaggctaaccatctcaaggaacttgccgccctcaagaaggagcaggaggaaaagctggagggtctgagcaagcggttggaggaggtggagcggcaacggctttcgctccagcaagaggtgaccaccaagtccaacgagctgtcggccaccaccaagcggtggttggaggaacttagcgcgctcgaccgcggcttggcgg cggccttccctgaggcgcaggaggaggcgttagcggctgttggcagggcgcgggaggatcgccggcaggccactggggagcagagctccgactgcttcaccatggacgactatctggcgtccatcgccgcccgcgtggagccggtcaccaagcttggctgggagctgcggaaggcggcggaggagctgatccgactgctgtggccgacggagacgctgccggaagatctctccaatctcatcgcttggctggacagggctcccgaccgcttcttggactggaaggagtcggccacgcgcgccggagccgatatggcgctatcttttgtgctttcctggtataacgaggttagcctcgaccagttggagttccggcgcgccgacgtggaggacaagctcccggcggagaacaagactgctcggcttgcccgcgcctgcgccattgccgacttcgtcgacaagtctATCATTATCgcggacccgaatccgccgtctgacgacgaggaggaggaggctgaggACGAAGAGGTGGATGACGTGCCCGAggatgacccggcagccggctctgcTTATGCTCCTCCAGCTGGTCCTGATTCAGCCGGTGCTTAG
- the LOC127332576 gene encoding trehalose 6-phosphate phosphatase RA3-like isoform X1, with protein sequence MTNHAAFAAEDAVTAVPPPAQAGRHFSSFLPRRARDCRKAALGRMDLAASGVLRGGSLLDSMKASSPRHAKFAAGADHEDWMEKHPSSLERFEAVLAAAEGKEIVMFLDYDGTLSPIVEDPDSAVMTEDMRDAVRSVAQHFPTAIVSGRGRDKVLNFVKLEELYYAGSHGMDIKGPTTVSNHKAKVSSADEVLCQPATEFLPVIQEVYETLTAKMESIPGAMVENNKFCLSVHFRCVHEEEWDDLGEQVRAVLEGYPDLRLTKGRKVLEIRPSIKWDKGNALEFLLESLGYAGRDDVFPIYIGDDRTDEDAFKVLRNMGQGIGILVTKFPKETTASYSLREPAEVKDFLRKLVKSNGTKG encoded by the exons ATGACGAACCACGCCGCCTTTGCTGCCGAGGACGCGGTCACCGCCGTGCCGCCGCCGGCGCAGGCGGGTCGCCATTTCTCGTCGTTTCTGCCGCGGAGGGCGCGCGACTGCAGGAAGGCCGCCCTGGGCCGCATGGACCTGGCCGCCTCCGGGGTGCTCAGGGGCGGGTCCCTGCTGGACTCCATGAAGGCCTCCTCGCCGCGCCATGCCAAGTTCGCCGCCGGCGCCGACCACGAGGACTGGATG GAGAAGCACCCGTCGTCATTAGAGCGGTTCGAGGCCgtgctggcggcggcggaggggaagGAGATCGTGATGTTCCTGGACTACGACGGCACACTGTCGCCGATCGTGGAGGACCCCGACAGCGCCGTCATGACCGAAGAC ATGAGGGACGCGGTGAGGAGCGTGGCCCAGCATTTCCCGACCGCCATCGTGAGTGGGAGAGGTAGAGACAAG GTGCTTAATTTTGTGAAGTTGGAGGAGCTTTACTACGCCGGGAGCCATGGCATGGACATCAAGGGCCCCACCACAGTGTCCAACCACAAGGCAAAGGTCAGTTCG GCTGACGAAGTTCTATGCCAGCCGGCGACCGAGTTCTTGCCTGTCATTCAGGAG GTATATGAGACACTGACggccaagatggaatccatcccAGGCGCCATGGTGGAGAACAACAAGTTCTGCCTCTCCGTTCACTTCCGCTGTGTCCACGAGGAG GAATGGGATGATCTGGGCGAGCAGGTGAGGGCGGTGCTTGAGGGCTACCCGGACCTCCGCCTCACCAAGGGGAGGAAGGTCCTGGAGATCCGGCCCTCCATCAAGTGGGACAAGGGAAACGCCCTCGAGTTCTTGCTCGAGTCTCTTG GCTATGCCGGGCGTGACGATGTTTTTCCAATATACATCGGAGATGACCGCACCGACGAGGATGCGTTCAAG GTGCTGCGCAACATGGGACAGGGCATCGGGATCCTTGTGACCAAGTTTCCAAAGGAGACCACTGCATCCTACTCTCTGCGTGAGCCTGCTGAA GTGAAAGACTTCCTGCGTAAGCTGGTGAAGAGCAACGGGACAAAGGGCTAA
- the LOC139835477 gene encoding uncharacterized protein, whose amino-acid sequence MDRRTILYNRAVTHYHKAKLDRADLARELEAAKVEAAKVPQLESDLRAARAQCAESEEAGRSAAGKLKLAEQELTRLRLLEQNHLTELNSLRTAEKEKVEDLSRRLTEVEKQRLALQEEVTAKSTELTATAKRWTDEFSALDRGLAGECISMFLPLCRLSAVDCQLSLAAGSRNF is encoded by the exons atggatcggcgcaccattctgtataatcgcgccgtcacccattaccacaaggccaagctggaccgggccgacttggcccgcgagctggaagccgccaagg ttgaagccgccaaggtcccgcagctggagtcggatctccgagccgctcgcgcccagtgcgccgagagcgaggaggcgggccgatccgccgccggcaagctcaagctggctgagcaggagttgacgcggctgcgcctgctggagcagaaccaccttACCGAGCTTaactcccttaggacggcggagaaggagaaggtggaggatctgagccggcggctgacggaggtggagaagcagcggcttgcgctgcaggaggaggttaccgccaagtccacagagctgacggctaccgccaagcgttggaccgacgagtttagcgcgcttgatcgcggcttggcgggtgagtgcatctctatgttccttcccctttgccggctttcggctgtcgactgCCAGCTTTCATTGGCAGCCGGCAgtagaaacttctga